The following proteins are co-located in the Lacticaseibacillus paracasei subsp. paracasei genome:
- a CDS encoding DnaB-like helicase C-terminal domain-containing protein, whose product MTKKLYDPSNPEPHVMYGLYTKPELIKSEWIDPKWFNSQQYAAVVAYMNKLPGDVDTLELQDGFDTAHPGVMSVADWQYIMTSDFGTSRFDWWVGKLKRNYFRSQLIQTAQAYSEEPSEDNLTAMMVASQNATAASQTVTESSIADLAAAMEDKMIHGATDNGIKTYFTLNNILGGGLMPGRLLTIGARPGVGKSAFAVNLIIEALKQQPELTVDMFSLEMSNSENYNRLLACKTGISAGKFINPQKSLSDAEKVEVEKAGNFLKDYHLQLYDKQVELPQIVKTMRQRAADADKGYLAIVDYLGLIGVRSQADRRLQIEEITRQFKVLTNELGIPIVLLSQLSRGIENRQDKQPVLSDLRESGSIEQDSNAVGFLWNSDRQNERSDIRTVTLTIAKNREGALGNIDFRFFAPKLQFKVAY is encoded by the coding sequence TTGACGAAAAAGCTTTATGACCCTAGCAATCCTGAACCGCATGTCATGTATGGCTTATATACGAAGCCGGAACTAATCAAGTCTGAATGGATTGATCCTAAATGGTTTAATAGCCAGCAATACGCTGCAGTAGTTGCCTACATGAACAAGCTGCCAGGCGATGTGGACACGCTGGAATTACAGGATGGTTTTGATACAGCTCATCCTGGCGTGATGTCAGTAGCAGATTGGCAATACATTATGACCAGCGATTTTGGCACCTCACGTTTTGACTGGTGGGTAGGCAAGCTAAAACGGAATTATTTCCGTAGTCAGCTCATTCAAACAGCACAAGCATACTCGGAAGAACCAAGCGAGGACAATCTTACCGCGATGATGGTTGCCTCACAGAATGCTACTGCTGCCAGTCAGACGGTAACTGAAAGTAGCATTGCAGATTTGGCAGCGGCCATGGAAGACAAAATGATACACGGTGCTACTGACAATGGGATTAAAACGTACTTCACTCTTAACAATATTCTGGGTGGTGGTTTGATGCCGGGACGTTTGTTGACGATTGGTGCGCGCCCTGGTGTCGGTAAATCAGCATTCGCGGTCAATCTCATCATTGAGGCTTTGAAACAGCAACCGGAATTGACGGTTGATATGTTTTCACTTGAAATGTCAAATTCAGAAAACTATAACCGCTTGTTGGCCTGCAAGACTGGCATTAGTGCTGGTAAATTCATCAACCCGCAGAAAAGTCTAAGCGATGCTGAGAAGGTTGAGGTTGAAAAGGCGGGAAACTTCCTTAAAGACTATCACTTGCAGCTTTACGACAAGCAGGTGGAATTACCGCAGATCGTCAAAACAATGCGGCAGCGAGCCGCTGATGCAGATAAAGGATACCTTGCGATCGTTGACTATCTCGGGTTGATTGGTGTTCGTAGCCAAGCCGATCGCCGTCTGCAAATCGAAGAGATCACCCGTCAATTCAAAGTGCTGACCAACGAGCTTGGTATCCCGATTGTTTTGCTTAGTCAATTGTCACGAGGTATTGAGAATCGTCAGGACAAGCAACCGGTACTCTCAGATTTAAGAGAGTCGGGATCAATTGAACAAGATAGCAATGCGGTTGGATTCCTTTGGAACAGTGATCGGCAGAACGAAAGATCAGATATCCGTACTGTGACTTTAACAATTGCCAAAAATCGTGAAGGAGCACTTGGCAACATTGATTTTCGTTTTTTCGCACCAAAGTTGCAGTTTAAGGTGGCGTATTGA
- a CDS encoding DUF1642 domain-containing protein, whose amino-acid sequence MSEEKLYAVKNDEGKYWEFFDNSGFWALDISDSPITPSKDQAEQVADEQGGHVVTLVEEPEKVVITKEQAGIVEEARVSGIPATHISGHTDAYNGEERLLINAYVNGYTMAKEKKYNVKVPHTKEVWYYKSGDTDLLTIFPADKELRGTFTESEIEHYGLQDCEKEEVTDDDD is encoded by the coding sequence ATGAGCGAAGAAAAACTGTACGCGGTAAAGAACGATGAAGGCAAATACTGGGAATTTTTTGATAATTCCGGTTTCTGGGCATTAGATATCTCAGATTCCCCTATAACGCCTAGCAAGGATCAGGCTGAACAAGTGGCTGATGAGCAGGGTGGTCACGTTGTCACTTTGGTTGAGGAGCCTGAAAAGGTAGTCATAACCAAAGAGCAAGCCGGAATCGTTGAGGAAGCGCGTGTAAGTGGCATCCCGGCAACCCATATTTCTGGCCATACTGATGCTTATAACGGCGAGGAAAGGCTGCTTATTAATGCTTACGTCAACGGCTACACCATGGCAAAAGAGAAGAAATACAACGTCAAGGTGCCACATACCAAAGAGGTTTGGTATTACAAGTCCGGCGATACAGATTTGTTGACGATTTTCCCAGCGGATAAAGAACTTCGTGGCACGTTCACTGAATCAGAGATCGAGCATTACGGCTTGCAGGACTGCGAGAAAGAAGAGGTGACTGACGATGATGATTAA
- a CDS encoding endodeoxyribonuclease, producing MNRIIIPLPLMTLNQYIKIERGNMFGGAKVKKQATETVMLAVRKAMNQGVKFQWGKPLSFDWYWYDKRTDPDNIAFQHKFIFDGMQKAEFLENDNWDHIVELRDRFFIDKANPRVEVEEID from the coding sequence ATGAACAGGATCATTATTCCTTTGCCCCTCATGACTCTTAACCAGTACATCAAGATTGAACGAGGGAACATGTTCGGCGGAGCAAAAGTCAAGAAACAAGCAACGGAAACGGTAATGTTGGCTGTGAGAAAAGCGATGAATCAGGGCGTGAAATTTCAATGGGGGAAACCTCTAAGCTTCGACTGGTACTGGTATGACAAGCGAACAGACCCGGACAACATCGCGTTTCAGCATAAGTTTATCTTCGACGGCATGCAAAAGGCTGAATTTTTAGAAAACGATAATTGGGATCACATTGTAGAACTGCGAGATCGGTTCTTTATTGACAAAGCTAACCCGAGAGTTGAAGTCGAAGAAATCGATTAA
- a CDS encoding helix-turn-helix domain-containing protein encodes MDSKQALAKNIRDNIYELGKTQSEYAKEIGIPITTLQYAISGKGSVSLNTLDKIAYGAGIDPWELIRPPESK; translated from the coding sequence TTGGATAGCAAACAAGCATTGGCCAAAAACATTAGGGACAATATATATGAGCTTGGCAAGACACAGTCTGAATATGCAAAAGAGATCGGAATACCCATCACCACGCTTCAATATGCAATCTCTGGGAAGGGCAGTGTTTCACTCAACACTTTGGACAAAATCGCATATGGAGCTGGGATTGATCCGTGGGAGCTCATTCGGCCTCCTGAAAGCAAATAA